A window from Onychostoma macrolepis isolate SWU-2019 chromosome 07, ASM1243209v1, whole genome shotgun sequence encodes these proteins:
- the msantd1 gene encoding myb/SANT-like DNA-binding domain-containing protein 1: MASEDLCFSYTVPGSNEKHRRARNWTDSEMKALVYIWEEYVTELKKAKRNAKIYETMAKQLYELTGEQRHREEIKMKITNMTFQFRQLKYTANGSNATPDWPYYKSIERILSKVPDHAHMSPPNLSTSGPSTSQLETSVPQSAPPSGFLPEYTGSSEEREINDEEEGLTENSESSFETRSQPHKRRRLSHVSLRRKKLRVLDAMLQEQRRISRAVEEACHEVRRVMHQQNFLQVQSLQLQERMMNLLEKMIPASSAPSWPNPPVSKGLGTPTTE, from the exons ATGGCCTCTGAGGACCTCTGCTTTAGTTACACGGTGCCGGGCTCGAACGAGAAGCACAGGAGGGCTCGTAACTGGACGGATTCTGAGATGAAAGCTCTTGTGTACATTTGGGAAGAGTATGTGACAGAGCTAAAGAAGGCTAAGCGCAATGCTAAGATCTACGAGACAATGGCTAAGCAACTTTACGAATTAACTGGCGAACAGAGACACAGGGAAGAGATTAAGATGAAGATTACCAACATGACTTTCCAGTTCAGGCAA CTGAAGTACACAGCAAATGGAAGCAATGCTACACCTGACTGGCCGTACTACAAATCTATTGAGAGGATCTTGTCAAAGGTACCAGACCATGCCCATATGAGCCCACCGAACCTCTCGACGTCTGGCCCGTCCACTTCTCAACTCGAGACTTCTGTGCCCCAGTCAGCTCCGCCAAGTGGGTTTCTACCCGAGTACACTGGTTCCTCAGAGGAGAGAGAAATCAACGATGAGGAGGAAGGCCTAACAGAGAACTCAGAGAGTTCTTTTGAGACCAG GTCCCAGCCACATAAGAGGAGGAGGCTTTCGCATGTGTCACTGCGCCGAAAGAAGCTGCGTGTCCTGGATGCAATGCTGCAGGAGCAACGCAGGATAAGCCGCGCTGTTGAGGAGGCATGTCACGAAGTTCGCCGCGTTATGCATCAGCAGAACTTCCTGCAGGTGCAGAGCCTCCAGCTTCAGGAGCGAATGATGAACCTTCTGGAGAAGATGATTCCTGCTTCGTCTGCCCCTTCTTGGCCTAACCCACCAGTCTCAAAGGGTTTAGGAACACCTACAACTGAGTGA